The Daucus carota subsp. sativus chromosome 2, DH1 v3.0, whole genome shotgun sequence genome includes a window with the following:
- the LOC108207086 gene encoding protein FAR1-RELATED SEQUENCE 5-like, with amino-acid sequence MAYKNFGDVVAFDTTYRTNRYAMPFVPFTGVNHHYQSILFGFALVRDKLKTTFEWVLSTWLVEMEGKEPLAIITDQDQAMAAAIESQLPNTSHLLCSWHISNKFPEKLATYYSKEGFKFDFNNCIYHSLTEVVFEDRWKTLILKYNLEGNTWLQRLYALKHKLVEAYTRNTSSACQKTTSRSEGMNAFFDAYVGSCTGLKDFVEGAQKALERQFMREKDEDYKTFHRSCCMQMKTALEHHAASIYTKEMFRRFQEQLVESSKYFGEKDRDQSSEDVEDTFYKCYRPLMRASQASQRTTYLVSFNKASLWGSCICRIDDHVGIPCRHIIAVLTKRCVVELPEHFVKRRWANDANRVDGKLPYHTSEVESPSHELTPTERFNHMILLTMMFSHSCMASKERYEYAVGVINRETEILESMPVDGVENEGGEMADDSDDESVSHVNNSISDLGEMCDSPTFSFLEEACRELDELAEMYEAPPYSEEMCDSPTLSFLEEACRELDELVQMYEPPPQSEEEDTELYPLEEAAYRSRNWTEASQWCASDNMFERVTYNLTSYFLPFLNLGKDYHDGPNKVSLWNGGEIVECDRIADIMKLRPRPGCTHDQMRIEYVKG; translated from the exons ATGGCCTACAAAAACTTCGGTGATGTGGTTGCGTTTGACACTACATATCGAACTAATAGGTATGCTATGCCGTTTGTGCCTTTCACCGGAGTCAATCATCACTACCAATCAATACTTTTTGGTTTTGCACTCGTCCGGGATAAATTGAAGACAACTTTTGAGTGGGTTCTGAGTACTTGGCTAGTGGAAAtggaaggcaaagaaccgttggCTATCATAACCGATCAAGATCAAGCCATGGCCGCGGCTATTGAATCACAACTTCCGAATACATCACATTTGTTATGCTCATGGCACATTAGCAACAAATTCCCCGAGAAACTTGCAACATATTATTCCAAGGAagggtttaaatttgatttcaacaattgcatTTATCACTCTTTGACCGAAGTTGTGTTTGAAGATCGGTGGAAGACTTTGATTTTGAAGTACAATTTGGAAGGCAATACATGGCTTCAAAGGTTATATGCTTTGAAGCATAAGTTGGTCGAGGCTTACACAAGAAACACTTCTTCTGCGTGTCAAAAGACCACATCAAGAAGTGAAGGAATGAATGCCTTTTTCGATGCCTATGTTGGTTCTTGCACCGGTTTGAAAGATTTTGTAGAGGGTGCACAAAAAGCTTTGGAGAGGCAATTCATGCGTGAGAAAGACGAGGATTACAAGACGTTTCATAGAAGTTGCTGCATGCAAATGAAAACTGCTTTAGAGCACCACGCGGCTTCCATTTATACGAAAGAAATGTTTCGTAGATTTCAGGAACAATTGGTTGAATCATCTAAGTACTTTGGGGAGAAAGATAGAGATCAGTCCTCGGAAGATGTTGAAGACACATTCTACAAATGTTATAGACCGTTGATGCGTGCTTCTCAGGCTTCTCAGAGAACCACGTATCTTGTATCATTCAACAAGGCGTCATTATGGGGTTCATGCATTTGTAGAATAGATGATCATGTTGGCATACCATGCCGTCACATTATTGCCGTCTTGACGAAGAGGTGTGTAGTGGAACTACCGGAACATTTTGTGAAACGGCGCTGGGCAAATGACGCCAATAGAGTTGACGGCAAGTTGCCATATCACACGTCCGAAGTTGAATCACCATCTCATGAATTGACTCCTACGGAAAGATTTAACCACATGATATTACTTACCATGATGTTTAGTCATAGTTGCATGGCATCGAAAGAGCGGTATGAGTATGCCGTTGGGGTTATTAATCGGGAAACAGAAATACTTGAGAGCATGCCTGTTGACGGGGTCGAAAATGAAGGAG GTGAAATGGCCGACGATTCGGATGATGAGTCAGTGTCACACGTCAACAACTCAATCTCGGACTTGGGTGAAATGTGTGATTCACCTACTTTTAGCTTCTTGGAGGAAGCATGTCGTGAGCTCGACGAACTTGCAGAAATGTACGAAGCACCACCCTACTCGGAAGAAATGTGTGATTCACCTACTTTGAGCTTCTTGGAGGAAGCATGTCGTGAGCTCGACGAATTGGTACAGATGTACGAACCACCTCCCCAATCGGAGGAAGAAGACACCGAGTTGTACCCACTTGAGGAAGCGGCCTACCGGTCAAGAAATTGGACCGAAGCTTCTCAGTGGTGTGCAAGCGATAACATGTTCGAAAGGGTGACGTATAACTTGACCTCATATTTCCTCCCTTTTTTGAACTTGGGTAAGGACTATCATGATGGGCCAAACAAAGTCTCGCTGTGGAATGGTGGCGAAATTGTGGAGTGTGATAGGATAGCCGACATTATGAAGTTGAGGCCTCGCCCGGGCTGCACTCATGACCAAATGAGAATTGAATATGTCAAGGGGTGA